In Chloroflexia bacterium SDU3-3, one DNA window encodes the following:
- the htpG gene encoding molecular chaperone HtpG, translating into MTAETTATPEATPVSFRAETKQLLHILAHSLYTDREIFLRELLSNASDALTRIQFEMLTNQDVLDPEAELAIHITVDKDAGTITISDTGIGMTAEEQIENLGTIAKSGARDLIQRLEASQRGSIIGQFGVGFYSAFVVADEVAVVSRSFRPEAQASEWRSQGEDTFTLHPTERAERGTSIILKLKEDAKEFAEDWRIKQIIKKHSDYISFPIYVGEEQANQRTAIWRKAPREVKQEDYEEFYRQSTMDFSAPLHQLHLATEAPVDIHAILFVPSTRERGLIERRVEGKIKLYSHNVLIQEEAKDLLPNYYRFIEGVVDSEDLPLNVARETVQSTQVPGKIKKTLTGRLTKELVDLAEKNPETYKKFWDEFGAFIKEGIATDYAARTDLLPLLRFYSSKEPEKLVSLAEYAGRMIDSQTDIYYVLATDIESARRSPHLEALEERGIEALLMVDLVDGFMLSGLRDYEGHALKNADDPDLKLPGEAAAQDVELSDEAFARVVSKAKEVLGERVTGVRASNLLRTSAARLVAPEGSPNHEMERVQRMLDRDYKTPARLLELNRSSQLVADLATLIERQPEAEITSILIEQIYDDALLLEGLHPNPANMVDRIAKLMQAAASAAAKGA; encoded by the coding sequence AAGCAGCTGCTGCACATCCTAGCACACTCGCTCTACACCGACCGCGAGATCTTCCTGCGCGAGCTGCTCTCCAACGCGTCCGACGCGCTCACCCGCATCCAGTTCGAGATGCTCACCAACCAGGATGTGCTCGACCCCGAGGCCGAGCTGGCCATCCACATCACGGTGGACAAGGACGCGGGCACGATCACCATCAGCGACACCGGCATCGGCATGACCGCCGAGGAGCAGATCGAGAACCTGGGCACCATCGCCAAATCCGGCGCGCGCGACCTCATCCAGCGGCTGGAGGCCTCGCAGCGCGGCAGCATCATCGGCCAGTTCGGCGTGGGCTTCTACTCGGCCTTCGTGGTGGCCGACGAGGTGGCGGTCGTCTCGCGCTCGTTCCGCCCCGAGGCCCAGGCCTCCGAGTGGCGCTCGCAGGGCGAGGACACCTTCACGCTCCACCCCACCGAGCGGGCCGAGCGCGGCACCAGCATCATCCTCAAGCTGAAGGAGGACGCCAAGGAGTTCGCCGAGGACTGGCGGATCAAGCAGATCATCAAGAAGCACTCCGACTATATCAGCTTCCCGATCTACGTGGGCGAGGAGCAGGCCAACCAGCGCACCGCCATCTGGCGCAAGGCCCCGCGCGAGGTGAAGCAGGAGGACTACGAGGAGTTCTACCGCCAGAGCACCATGGACTTCAGCGCGCCGCTGCACCAGCTGCACCTGGCCACCGAGGCCCCGGTCGACATCCACGCCATCCTGTTCGTGCCATCCACCCGCGAGCGCGGCCTGATCGAGCGCCGCGTGGAGGGCAAGATCAAGCTCTACTCGCACAACGTGCTCATCCAGGAAGAGGCCAAAGACCTGCTGCCCAACTACTACCGCTTCATCGAGGGCGTGGTGGACAGCGAGGATCTGCCGCTGAACGTGGCCCGCGAGACCGTGCAGAGCACCCAGGTGCCCGGCAAGATCAAGAAGACCCTGACGGGCCGCCTGACCAAAGAGCTGGTGGATCTAGCCGAGAAGAACCCTGAGACCTACAAAAAGTTCTGGGATGAGTTCGGGGCCTTCATCAAAGAGGGCATCGCCACCGACTACGCCGCCCGCACCGACCTGCTGCCGCTGCTGCGCTTCTACAGCTCGAAGGAGCCGGAGAAGCTGGTTTCGCTGGCCGAGTACGCTGGCCGCATGATCGACAGCCAGACTGACATCTACTACGTGCTGGCCACCGACATCGAGAGCGCCCGCCGCAGCCCGCACCTAGAGGCCCTGGAGGAGCGCGGCATCGAGGCGCTGCTGATGGTCGACTTGGTCGACGGCTTCATGCTCAGCGGCCTGCGCGACTACGAGGGCCACGCGCTCAAGAACGCCGACGACCCCGACCTGAAGCTCCCCGGCGAGGCCGCAGCCCAGGATGTCGAGCTGTCCGACGAGGCCTTCGCCCGCGTGGTGTCCAAGGCCAAGGAGGTGCTGGGCGAGCGCGTCACCGGCGTGCGCGCATCCAACCTGCTGCGCACCAGCGCCGCCCGCCTGGTGGCCCCCGAAGGCTCGCCCAACCACGAGATGGAGCGCGTGCAGCGTATGCTCGACCGCGACTACAAGACGCCCGCACGCCTGCTGGAGCTGAACCGCAGCAGCCAGCTGGTAGCCGACCTGGCGACCCTGATCGAGCGCCAGCCCGAGGCCGAGATCACCAGCATCCTGATCGAGCAGATCTACGACGACGCGCTGCTGCTGGAGGGCCTGCACCCCAACCCGGCCAACATGGTGGACCGCATCGCCAAGCTGATGCAGGCCGCCGCCAGCGCCGCCGCCAAGGGCGCCTAG
- a CDS encoding SH3 domain-containing protein, whose amino-acid sequence MARDEDDYGRHDRTTQSARRPNDQATERMSQREIPQGEPLRSDWLSSRTAGRPSRRRASTVPSSRQEFALWLQYGGWRTVLIIAGAAFATILLLIVVVNGASKNNAGTPPDSGVGVNGQVVPTPNPFGQPTVTPAAPPPAAATGQFRVKGTDGEGLFLRSAPGTSGSTPIDVLPDGTIVTVIGDDEIGQDYTWKHIRAPSGKEGWAAAKFLEQVQ is encoded by the coding sequence ATGGCACGGGATGAGGACGACTACGGCAGGCACGATCGGACCACCCAATCGGCACGCCGCCCCAACGACCAGGCAACCGAACGAATGTCTCAGCGCGAGATCCCCCAGGGCGAGCCGCTTCGTTCCGACTGGCTAAGCTCGCGCACCGCAGGGCGACCCAGCCGCCGACGGGCGAGCACCGTCCCTTCATCCCGCCAGGAGTTCGCGCTCTGGCTCCAGTATGGCGGCTGGCGCACGGTGCTGATCATCGCCGGTGCCGCCTTCGCCACCATCCTGCTGCTGATCGTGGTCGTCAATGGGGCCAGCAAGAACAATGCGGGCACGCCACCCGACAGCGGCGTGGGCGTCAACGGCCAGGTGGTCCCCACGCCCAACCCGTTCGGCCAGCCCACGGTCACGCCCGCCGCGCCCCCGCCCGCCGCTGCGACAGGCCAGTTCCGCGTGAAGGGCACCGATGGCGAGGGCCTGTTCCTGCGCTCTGCGCCGGGCACCAGCGGCTCGACGCCGATCGATGTGCTGCCCGACGGCACCATCGTCACCGTGATCGGCGACGACGAGATCGGGCAGGACTACACCTGGAAGCACATCCGCGCGCCCAGCGGCAAAGAGGGCTGGGCCGCCGCCAAGTTCCTTGAGCAGGTGCAGTAG
- the lon gene encoding endopeptidase La, with protein MPNEPPILFDFPQNPDAAFSQGQGGESDLPVLPLINTVLFPHMLSPLFVGREPSMQAVEEAMAADRRIVAVSQREQDVDEVGPADLFTIGVEALVQRMLKMPDGSTSVVVQGQRRVRIRSFEDGGTCLHARVEPIFSEEERTLAVEAMMRAVLSLFERVVKLSRTLPDDSYVMAMNVDDPGWLADLIASTMPLDVPRRQEILETLDPEERLRRLSVMLTQELDVLELESRIHTQVQKEVDRNQRELFLREQMKAIQRELGQEDPLTHEIGELRTRVMIELMPENIREKAMEEIDRMEAMSPASPEYGIVRTYIDWLLDLPWMNLTDDRYDLEEAAHVLDLNHHGLDSVKERILEFMAVRQLAGEKQKSPILCFVGPPGVGKTSLGRSIAEALERTFVRASLGGVHDEAEIRGHRRTYIGAMPGRVIKAMKEAETSNPVFMLDEIDKLGANFRGDPAAALLEVLDPEQNTTFRDHYLDVPFDLSKVLFIATANLLDPIPAALLDRMEVITLSGYTEQEKLVIAQRFLVPKQIEANGLEAMGVQFTDSALRQIIRHYTYEAGVRNLEREIGAVCRKIARRVAEMRSFPHRVQGQHISQFLGPARYSHGLAEREDGVGVATGMTWTAKGGDVMAIEVSVMEGKGALLLTGHLGDVMRESAQAALTYARANAQRLGLDSRQFDRLDIHVHVPEGAIPKEGPSAGIGLATALISALSGRKVRREVAMTGEITLRGRVLPIGGLKEKVLGAHRAGIRTVVVPAKNKRDLIDVPTSVKRQLRFVYVEQMDEVLEAALLP; from the coding sequence ATGCCCAACGAGCCACCCATCCTGTTTGACTTCCCGCAGAACCCTGATGCCGCATTTAGCCAGGGCCAGGGCGGCGAGTCCGACCTGCCGGTCCTGCCGCTGATCAACACGGTGCTCTTCCCTCATATGCTCAGCCCGCTGTTTGTTGGCCGCGAGCCTTCGATGCAGGCAGTTGAGGAGGCGATGGCCGCCGACCGGCGGATCGTGGCGGTGTCCCAGCGCGAGCAGGATGTGGATGAGGTGGGGCCAGCCGATCTGTTCACCATCGGCGTCGAGGCGCTGGTGCAGCGTATGCTGAAGATGCCCGATGGCTCGACCTCGGTGGTGGTGCAGGGCCAGCGGCGCGTGCGCATCCGCTCGTTTGAGGATGGCGGCACCTGCCTGCACGCGCGGGTCGAGCCGATCTTCAGCGAGGAGGAGCGCACCCTGGCCGTCGAGGCTATGATGCGCGCGGTGCTGTCGCTGTTCGAGCGGGTGGTGAAGCTCTCGCGCACGCTGCCCGACGACTCGTACGTGATGGCGATGAACGTGGATGACCCCGGCTGGCTGGCCGACCTAATCGCCTCCACCATGCCGCTGGATGTGCCGCGCCGCCAGGAGATCTTGGAGACGCTCGACCCCGAGGAGCGGCTGCGGCGGCTCTCGGTGATGCTGACCCAGGAGCTGGATGTGCTGGAGCTGGAGAGCCGCATCCACACCCAGGTGCAGAAAGAGGTCGACCGCAACCAGCGCGAGCTGTTCCTGCGCGAGCAGATGAAGGCCATCCAGCGCGAGCTTGGCCAGGAAGACCCGCTCACCCACGAGATCGGCGAGCTGCGCACCCGCGTGATGATCGAGCTGATGCCCGAGAACATCCGCGAGAAGGCCATGGAGGAGATCGACCGGATGGAGGCGATGTCGCCCGCCTCGCCCGAGTACGGCATCGTGCGCACCTACATCGACTGGCTGCTGGACCTGCCGTGGATGAACCTGACCGACGACCGCTACGATCTGGAGGAGGCCGCACACGTGCTCGACCTCAACCACCATGGGCTGGACTCGGTGAAGGAGCGCATCCTTGAGTTTATGGCTGTGCGCCAGCTGGCGGGCGAGAAGCAGAAGTCGCCCATCCTGTGCTTTGTGGGGCCGCCCGGCGTGGGCAAGACCAGCCTGGGCCGCTCGATCGCCGAGGCGCTGGAGCGCACCTTCGTGCGGGCGTCGCTGGGCGGCGTGCACGACGAGGCCGAGATCCGCGGCCACCGGCGCACCTACATCGGCGCGATGCCGGGGCGGGTGATCAAGGCCATGAAAGAGGCCGAGACCAGCAACCCGGTGTTCATGCTCGACGAGATCGACAAGCTGGGCGCGAACTTCCGCGGCGACCCGGCGGCGGCCCTGCTGGAGGTGCTCGACCCCGAGCAGAACACCACCTTCCGCGACCACTATCTCGATGTGCCGTTCGACCTCTCCAAGGTGCTGTTTATCGCCACCGCCAACTTGTTGGACCCCATCCCGGCGGCGCTGCTCGATCGCATGGAGGTGATCACGCTCTCGGGCTACACCGAGCAGGAGAAGCTGGTGATCGCCCAGCGCTTCCTGGTGCCCAAGCAGATCGAGGCCAACGGCCTCGAAGCGATGGGTGTGCAGTTTACCGACTCGGCGCTGCGGCAGATCATCCGCCACTACACCTATGAGGCGGGCGTGCGCAACCTCGAGCGCGAGATCGGCGCGGTGTGCCGCAAGATCGCGCGGCGGGTGGCCGAGATGCGCAGCTTCCCGCACCGTGTGCAGGGGCAGCACATCAGCCAGTTCCTAGGGCCAGCCCGCTATAGCCACGGCCTGGCCGAGCGCGAGGATGGCGTGGGCGTGGCCACCGGCATGACCTGGACCGCCAAGGGCGGCGATGTGATGGCCATTGAGGTCTCGGTGATGGAGGGCAAGGGCGCGCTGCTGCTTACCGGCCACCTGGGCGATGTGATGCGCGAGTCGGCGCAGGCGGCGCTGACCTACGCCCGCGCCAACGCCCAGCGCCTGGGGCTGGACTCGCGCCAGTTCGACCGGCTCGACATCCACGTGCATGTGCCCGAGGGGGCCATCCCCAAGGAGGGGCCGTCGGCGGGGATCGGGCTGGCCACCGCGCTGATCTCGGCGCTGTCGGGGCGGAAGGTGCGGCGCGAGGTGGCGATGACGGGCGAGATCACGCTGCGCGGGCGGGTGCTGCCGATCGGCGGGCTGAAGGAGAAGGTGCTGGGCGCGCACCGCGCTGGCATCCGCACGGTGGTGGTGCCCGCCAAGAACAAGCGCGACCTGATCGACGTGCCGACCTCGGTCAAGCGCCAGCTGCGCTTTGTGTATGTGGAGCAGATGGATGAGGTGCTAGAGGCAGCGCTGCTGCCCTAG
- a CDS encoding M20/M25/M40 family metallo-hydrolase, giving the protein MIESSLISTDMLVDDLRQLCAIPTSTDQSESTTAASHIATLMRLRGLQAEIIPTAGAPLVVGRRAGRSPFTLLLYHHYDTAPAGPWRAWNHEPFLLAEREGYLYGRGVADGKGPLAAHLAAIAGVIAAEGELPIGVVVVAEGEALQGSPHLGALVAEHRQKFRADACLATAGERDMSGNPICYGGAKGLLQARLTAVGANQILPAGLAATVPNPIWQITWALAQIKSSDEEILIEGFYDDVESPNRVENQLLRAVRVDEAKRLEAWGIEHFLFDMSGATLTTAESTLPTCNISALSVEPQSEIAGVPIVATARIDFQLVPRQRPQVILDRLREHMKEKGFDTINVERMNGGYPAAATPPDHAFVQRVRGIGQQTHGEPFVRLPFGPFALPLYFFAEAFGMPLAVVGCARQDSATYGPNERIPLRDLVQHGQLLADLFTSYTQNP; this is encoded by the coding sequence GTGATCGAATCAAGCCTTATCTCAACCGATATGCTGGTGGACGATCTGCGGCAGCTCTGTGCCATCCCCACAAGCACCGACCAGAGCGAATCAACCACCGCAGCCAGCCACATCGCCACGCTTATGCGGCTGCGCGGCCTCCAGGCCGAGATCATCCCCACCGCCGGCGCACCGCTGGTAGTGGGTCGGCGTGCTGGGCGCAGCCCCTTCACCCTGCTGCTCTACCACCACTACGACACCGCCCCGGCTGGCCCGTGGCGGGCATGGAACCACGAGCCATTTCTGCTGGCCGAGCGCGAGGGCTACCTCTACGGTCGCGGCGTAGCCGACGGCAAAGGCCCGCTGGCCGCCCACCTGGCCGCCATCGCTGGCGTGATCGCCGCCGAGGGCGAGCTGCCGATCGGCGTGGTGGTGGTGGCCGAGGGCGAGGCGCTGCAGGGCAGCCCCCACCTGGGCGCGCTGGTGGCCGAGCACCGCCAGAAGTTCCGCGCCGACGCCTGCCTGGCCACCGCTGGCGAGCGCGACATGAGCGGTAACCCGATCTGCTACGGCGGCGCGAAGGGCCTGCTGCAGGCCCGGCTCACCGCTGTGGGCGCGAACCAGATCTTGCCCGCAGGCCTGGCCGCCACCGTGCCCAACCCGATCTGGCAGATCACCTGGGCGCTCGCCCAGATCAAAAGCAGCGACGAGGAGATCCTGATCGAAGGGTTCTACGACGATGTCGAAAGCCCCAACCGGGTCGAGAACCAGCTGCTGCGCGCGGTGCGTGTCGATGAGGCCAAGCGCCTTGAGGCCTGGGGCATCGAGCACTTCCTGTTCGACATGAGCGGGGCCACGCTCACCACCGCCGAATCGACCCTGCCCACCTGCAACATCAGCGCGCTCAGCGTCGAGCCACAGTCCGAGATCGCGGGCGTGCCGATCGTGGCCACCGCGCGGATCGATTTCCAGCTCGTGCCGCGCCAGCGCCCCCAGGTCATCCTCGACCGCCTGCGCGAGCACATGAAGGAGAAGGGCTTCGACACCATCAACGTCGAGCGCATGAACGGCGGCTACCCCGCTGCCGCAACCCCGCCCGACCACGCCTTCGTCCAGCGCGTCCGCGGCATCGGCCAGCAGACCCACGGCGAGCCATTTGTGCGCCTGCCGTTCGGGCCGTTCGCCCTGCCGCTCTACTTCTTCGCCGAGGCGTTCGGCATGCCGCTGGCGGTGGTGGGCTGCGCCCGCCAGGACAGCGCCACCTACGGCCCCAACGAGCGCATCCCGCTGCGCGATCTGGTGCAGCACGGCCAGCTCCTGGCCGACCTCTTCACCAGCTACACCCAGAACCCCTAG
- the nudC gene encoding NAD(+) diphosphatase, with protein MRSTFLRAYPPAQPAEGEARWLLFRNGDLLVRAEGEQIALIADRAALADAQGGTPIYLGTLDGVPYIACTLAGDDPLPEGWQPRNLRTLFGALGDEEYGIAGYAAQMLFWQRTSQFCPVCAAPTEHVGGDWGRRCTSCGFTRYPQISPAILALVHDGDRILLTHKPGWGARYSIVAGFVEPNEALEACVQREVMEECGVDVAGVTYFGSQGWPFPAQLMVGFTCSYAGGELVIDPHELDDARWFHVDELPDLPGPLSLSRQLIDHWVASRRPA; from the coding sequence ATGCGAAGCACTTTTCTGCGGGCCTACCCGCCCGCGCAGCCTGCCGAGGGCGAGGCTCGCTGGCTGCTGTTTCGAAATGGCGATCTGCTGGTGCGGGCCGAGGGCGAACAGATCGCGCTGATCGCCGACCGCGCGGCGCTGGCCGATGCCCAGGGCGGCACGCCTATCTACCTGGGCACGCTCGATGGTGTGCCATATATCGCCTGCACCCTGGCGGGCGACGACCCGCTGCCCGAGGGCTGGCAGCCGCGCAACCTGCGCACGCTGTTCGGCGCGCTGGGCGACGAGGAGTATGGCATCGCGGGCTATGCCGCCCAGATGCTGTTCTGGCAGCGCACGAGCCAGTTCTGCCCGGTGTGCGCTGCCCCTACGGAGCACGTGGGCGGCGACTGGGGGCGGCGCTGCACCAGCTGTGGCTTCACGCGCTACCCGCAGATCAGCCCGGCCATCCTGGCGCTGGTGCACGATGGCGACCGCATCCTGCTGACCCACAAGCCGGGCTGGGGTGCGCGCTACAGCATTGTGGCGGGCTTTGTGGAGCCGAACGAGGCGCTAGAGGCTTGCGTGCAGCGCGAGGTGATGGAGGAGTGCGGGGTGGATGTGGCTGGCGTGACCTACTTTGGCAGCCAGGGCTGGCCCTTCCCCGCCCAGCTGATGGTGGGCTTCACCTGCAGCTACGCCGGGGGCGAGTTGGTGATCGACCCGCACGAGCTGGATGATGCGCGCTGGTTCCACGTGGATGAGCTGCCGGATCTGCCTGGCCCGCTCAGCCTCTCGCGCCAGCTGATCGACCACTGGGTGGCCAGCCGCAGGCCAGCCTAG
- the map gene encoding type I methionyl aminopeptidase → MAIVLYNQSEIQKMRDAGRLTAEVFALLHEHIRPGVTTRELDTLAERHIRKHGAVPAYKGYKPRFSATAFPATICASVNSVVCHGFPDDTPLKDGDIVGVDIGLQLNGFYGDSCVTYGVGVLPPETARLLEVTKESMWRGINAAQPGNRIGDIGAAIQGYVEPQGFSVVREWTGHGVGRKLHEDLTVPHVAKAGTLQKIMPGMIFTVEPMVNMGRPEQYVDRRDGWTVRTSDGSLSAQYEHAIAITEHGPEVLTQL, encoded by the coding sequence ATGGCGATTGTTCTGTATAACCAGTCTGAGATCCAGAAGATGCGCGATGCGGGCCGACTGACCGCCGAGGTGTTCGCGCTGCTGCATGAGCATATTCGCCCTGGCGTGACCACGCGCGAGCTGGATACGCTGGCCGAGCGCCACATCCGCAAGCACGGCGCGGTGCCCGCCTACAAGGGCTACAAGCCGCGCTTCTCGGCCACGGCCTTCCCGGCCACGATCTGCGCGTCGGTCAACTCGGTGGTCTGCCACGGCTTCCCCGACGACACGCCGCTGAAGGATGGCGATATTGTGGGCGTGGACATCGGCCTGCAGCTGAATGGCTTCTATGGCGACTCGTGCGTGACCTATGGCGTGGGCGTGCTGCCGCCGGAGACGGCGCGGCTGCTGGAGGTGACGAAGGAGTCGATGTGGCGTGGCATCAACGCGGCCCAGCCGGGCAACCGGATCGGCGATATCGGCGCGGCCATCCAGGGCTACGTGGAGCCGCAGGGCTTCTCGGTGGTGCGCGAGTGGACGGGCCACGGCGTTGGTCGAAAGCTGCACGAGGATCTGACGGTGCCCCATGTGGCCAAGGCTGGCACGCTGCAGAAGATCATGCCCGGCATGATCTTCACGGTGGAGCCGATGGTGAATATGGGCAGGCCGGAGCAGTATGTGGATCGCCGCGATGGCTGGACGGTGCGCACCTCGGATGGGTCGCTCTCGGCGCAGTACGAGCACGCGATCGCGATCACCGAGCACGGCCCCGAGGTGCTGACCCAGCTGTAA
- a CDS encoding pyridoxal phosphate-dependent aminotransferase: MTGFFADGDLSLNRIELARQAAESQGYIDLTSSNPTHQGFTFPDAVLRAAAERYLLSRTYEPDPRGLLAARQAIADYYMRRTPSYTLSTENIFLTASTSEAYGLLFALLTNPGDNVLAPVVSYPLFEYLANIYRVDLRPYALDEAHDWRIDPASLRVQVDDRTRAVLIVSPHNPTGAVVREALPTLERLGLPLICDEVFAEFSYRAPATPPLSALFPGLPVFLLNGISKMFALPDLKLGWIGLNEPASAAFGDRLELLNDTFLSSNSLTQAMLPDMFSQGWPFVTQMVAQVRSNLDRAIEILSANPRIHVHQPDGGYYLFPSVEGWDDEEELVIHLLNHGVLVHPGYFYGYEQGTHIMLSCLTERSQLEIGVQRLVEAL; this comes from the coding sequence ATGACAGGTTTTTTTGCAGATGGTGATCTTTCGCTCAACCGTATTGAGTTAGCGCGGCAGGCAGCAGAGTCGCAGGGGTATATTGATCTTACCAGCAGTAACCCAACGCACCAAGGCTTTACTTTCCCCGACGCGGTGCTGCGCGCCGCCGCCGAGCGCTACCTGCTGAGCCGGACTTACGAGCCAGACCCGCGCGGGCTGCTGGCGGCGCGTCAGGCGATCGCAGACTATTATATGCGGCGGACGCCATCCTACACTCTTTCGACCGAGAATATTTTTCTGACGGCCAGCACCAGCGAGGCGTATGGTCTGCTGTTCGCGCTGCTGACCAACCCTGGCGACAATGTGCTTGCGCCGGTGGTCTCCTACCCGCTGTTCGAGTACCTGGCCAACATCTACCGCGTGGACCTGCGGCCCTATGCGCTGGATGAGGCCCACGACTGGCGGATCGACCCGGCCAGCCTGCGGGTGCAGGTGGATGACCGCACGCGGGCGGTGCTGATCGTGTCGCCGCACAACCCCACGGGCGCGGTGGTGCGCGAGGCGCTGCCGACCCTGGAGCGCCTGGGGCTGCCGCTGATCTGCGATGAGGTGTTCGCCGAGTTCAGCTACCGCGCGCCGGCCACCCCGCCGCTGTCGGCCCTGTTCCCCGGCCTGCCGGTGTTTCTGCTGAATGGCATCTCGAAGATGTTTGCGCTGCCCGACCTGAAGCTAGGCTGGATCGGCCTGAACGAGCCCGCGAGTGCGGCGTTCGGCGACCGGTTAGAGCTGCTGAACGACACCTTTCTCAGCTCGAACTCGCTGACGCAGGCCATGCTGCCGGACATGTTCAGCCAGGGCTGGCCGTTTGTCACCCAGATGGTGGCGCAGGTGCGCTCGAACCTCGACCGCGCGATCGAGATCCTCTCGGCCAATCCGCGCATCCACGTGCACCAGCCCGATGGCGGCTACTACCTGTTTCCCTCGGTGGAGGGCTGGGATGACGAAGAGGAGCTGGTGATCCACCTGCTGAACCACGGCGTGCTGGTGCACCCCGGCTACTTCTACGGCTACGAGCAGGGCACACATATCATGCTCTCGTGCCTGACCGAGCGATCGCAGCTGGAAATTGGCGTGCAGCGGCTGGTAGAAGCGCTATAA